The Neoarius graeffei isolate fNeoGra1 chromosome 12, fNeoGra1.pri, whole genome shotgun sequence genome window below encodes:
- the LOC132894977 gene encoding odorant receptor 131-2-like: MSVINDSTVEVLLVHQQIFQVAMTEGRMAKVSFIMLMSLFFIYLNAIMVYTLWSKPVFKETPRYILFNHMIFNDLIHLFVTSLLYIFGLAYLRLVMAACAFLVLVSGTTFNNAPLNLALMSIERYVAICFPLRHAEIATQKRTCIAIGIIWFMGLINYIVDLFYSAVTDPKFLTSQIFCTRERLFIKQWQVDVSQGFNVFYFVSVSMIILFTYISILITTRSISSNKDSAVKAHKTVLLHLIQLGLCLTSFLYGIIERAAAMASSNSSLFRELRYLNYVVVLLLPRCLSPLIYGLRDDAVRPLFVYYFYCARGKRMTTVNVH, from the coding sequence ATGTCAGTTATTAATGATAGCACAGTTGAGGTTTTGCTTGTACATCAGCAAATATTCCAGGTTGCAATGACTGAGGGACGAATGGcaaaagttagttttataatgttAATGTCTctgttctttatctatttaaatgCCATCATGGTCTACACTCTTTGGAGTAAGCCTGTTTTTAAAGAGACTCCACGCTACATTCTGTTCAACCACATGATTTTCAATGACTTGATTCATCTCTTTGTTACGTCTTTGTTGTATATTTTTGGTCTGGCCTATCTCAGGTTAGTCATGGCTGCTTGTGCTTTTTTAGTTTTGGTGTCAGGTACAACTTttaataatgcacctttaaacctGGCTCTGATGTCAATAGAGCGTTATGTGGCCATATGCTTTCCTCTAAGACATGCTGAAATAGCCACTCAAAAAAGAACTTGTATTGCCATTGGAATTATTTGGTTTATGGGTTTGATAAACTATATAGTTGACTTGTTTTACAGTGCAGTGACAGATCCTAAATTTTTAACTTCACAAATATTTTGCACAAGAGAAAGGCTCTTCATAAAGCAGTGGCAAGTAGATGTTTCTCAGGGCTTTAATGTATTTTACTTTGTGTCAGTGTCTATGATCATCCTTTTCACTTATATTAGCATTTTGATCACAACCAGGTCCATTTCCTCCAATAAAGACTCTGCTGTGAAAGCCCACAAAACTGTACTGTTGCACCTCATTCAGCTGGGCCTGTGCCTTACCTCTTTTCTCTATGGCATTATAGAACGAGCGGCAGCAATggccagcagcaacagcagcctcTTCAGGGAGCTGCGTTATCTAAACTATGTGGTTGTGCTGCTCTTGCCACGCTGCCTAAGTCCACTCATCTACGGACTGAGAGATGATGCCGTACGACCCTTATTTGTGTACTATTTTTACTGTGCCAGAGGTAAACGCATGACCACTGTCAATGTACACTGA
- the LOC132894978 gene encoding odorant receptor 131-2-like has product MSVINDSTVEVLLVHQQIFQVAMTEGRMAKVSFIMLMSLFFIYLNAIMVYTLWSKPVFKETPRYILFKHMLFNDSIHLFVTSFLFIFSVAYLRLVMVACAFLVFVSSTTFNNAPLNLALMSLERYVAISFPLRHAEIVTQKITYFAIGIIWFMGLLHFLTDLFYVAATDPKFLTSQIFCTRERLFIKQWQVDVHQGFNVFYFVSVSMIILFTYISILITTRSISSNKASAVKAHKTVLLHLIQLGLCLTSFLYGIIERAAAMASSNSSLFIDLRYLNYVVVLLLPRCLSPLIYGLRDDAVRPLFMYYFRCARGKRITTVNVH; this is encoded by the coding sequence ATGTCAGTTATTAATGATAGCACAGTTGAGGTTTTGCTTGTACATCAGCAAATATTCCAGGTTGCAATGACTGAGGGACGAATGGcaaaagttagttttataatgttAATGTCTctgttctttatctatttaaatgCCATCATGGTCTACACTCTTTGGAGTAAGCCTGTTTTTAAAGAGACTCCACGCTACATTCTGTTTAAACACATGCTTTTCAATGACTCGATCCACCTCTTTGTTAcatcttttttgtttatttttagtgTGGCTTATCTCAGGTTAGTCATGGTTGCTTGTGCTTTTTTAGTGTTTGTTTCAAGTACAACTTttaataatgcacctttaaacctGGCTCTGATGTCACTAGAGCGTTATGTGGCCATAAGCTTTCCTCTAAGACATGCTGAAATAGTGACTCAGAAAATAACTTATTTTGCCATTGGAATTATTTGGTTTATGGGTTTGTTGCACTTTTTAACTGACTTGTTTTATGTAGCAGCCACAGATCCTAAATTTTTAACTTCACAAATATTTTGCACAAGAGAAAGGCTCTTCATAAAGCAGTGGCAGGTAGATGTCCATCAGGGCTTTAATGTATTTtactttgtgtcagtgtccatgaTCATCCTTTTCACTTATATCAGCATTTTGATCACAACCAGGTCCATTTCCTCCAATAAAGCCTCTGCTGTGAAAGCCCACAAAACCGTACTGCTGCACCTCATTCAGCTGGGCCTGTGCCTTACTTCTTTTCTCTATGGCATTATAGAGCGTGCAGCAGCAATggccagcagcaacagcagcctcTTCATAGACCTGCGTTATCTAAACTATGTGGTTGTGCTGCTCTTGCCACGCTGCCTAAGCCCACTCATCTATGGACTGAGAGACGATGCTGTACGGCCCTTATTCATGTACTACTTTCGCTGCGCCAGAGGCAAACGCATTACTACTGTCAATGTACACTGA